TCTGTTCAGAATGAAGAAGGAATTAATTACAAATGGCCAGATATAAACACACCTTTTCTAAGAAGAATTTATCAACAACATTAAACGAATGAATGCACAGAGCAGGTTGATGTGAACCATTTTCCATCTCAGCAAAGGCCATATCAGGTCGGAGTAGAGGTTATATTAGAAGAAGATCAGGTGGCTTCTGATGAATCACAGTCATGGAGATATCCAGGGGAGGACGGGTCTCCCACTGAGCTTTTTAGAACTTTCCATGACATATAGTTCCACAGCTCCATGGAAAGTGGGTGTCTCTCAGGTAGCACGCAGACAGTAACTATCACACTAATACATCAGTGAGGTCATTATCCCTGATTCATGTGGAGGCAAAAATATTGACCAAGATCTTAATTAACAGACTGGagaatttttataatttttttttttttttttttaccaaatttTCTTCAGCGTGACCATTTTGCTTTATTAAgatggttttttcactttgaaTTGTTTCTTTTTCTCAGATTGGGTTGCTGTTCTTCCAGTATCTCTCatgaactgtttttttttataatttattaatttttgtttgttaatgtaacattaATTGTCCATCAAAttaacaaagaaaacaaaatgcaataaatGAACATTGCTGGGTAACACTGTGGTTTCACGTGGTAAGTCTGTTAACTAGAGTTACAATACAGTTCATGTGTGGGATAACATTAGCTGACAGGGTGGCAAACCTGCACTTCACACAGGCAGTTCTGCCTTCAGAACGAACTTGATTcttcgtggcatagattcaatAAGTGTTTAAAACATTCCTCAAAGACTTTAGTCCATGTTGACATGACAGCATCACAGTTTTTGCAGATCTGCTGGCTGTACTTTCGTGATGCAGTTCCCATCCACCCCATCCCGCAGCTGTTCTATTGgactgagatctggtgactgaaCTTAATGTCGTGTTCAAGAAACCAGCCTGAGATATGGGCTTTGTGACATGGTGTGTTAGCCTGCTGGGCGTAGACATTACAGTAGCTGGgtgcactgtggtcataaatgttaaatggcatttaacatttaaatgaTGCTCAGTTGGTACAAAGAgacccaaagtgtgccaagaaaataccCCACACACCATTACATTACAAAATGTTGTTTACATTAAATTCTGATCCTACCACCTCAATGTCACATACCGAGATTCATCTGACGTGATGAATTATCTTCCATAGTCAAACTTTGGTGAGCTAGTGCCCACTTTACTGACAGCTATGGCACccagtgtggtcttctgctgctcttCAAGGTTCAACATGTTGTGTGGGATCAGAGATGCTcgtctgcataccttggttatAACAAGTGTTTATTTGAGTTACAAGATATCGGCTGGAACCAGTACGGCTGTTCTTCTCTGACATCTGCCAACAACAGATCATTTtcactcactggatgtttttttaCGCACTCTTTGTGAACCTTAGAGATCGTTGTGCATGAAAATCCCAGTAAAGGACGTTACTACTATAAGGACGTTAAAAATTCTGCTACtcgtgaaacaaaaaataaagtgcGAGTTTAAATAATAGACCATATAGACAGTGTATACAAAACTtaatagatggatgaatggatggacaaaTAACCCCAAAGAAGTAGTTACCAGCTGTCAATTAGCCAATGAAAACGATTTTGGGGTTCACAGCTATAAGCGGGAGGCGCGTTCACAGCCAGAGCGTGGTTTACAGGAACTGGAAATTGCGTGTTACGTGCACGCACCTGCAGTACGTGAATGCGGGGGCGCGCAACTTAGAACTGGGAGTATCTGAATTTGCCCCCAAAGTCGGTTGTAACCGATTATGAAGTTACAGATCGATTCAGTTGAATCGCCACCTTAATAACTGATTCATCACGATGCATCTTTACGTCCTTCGTCTAAACCACTCCTACTTCCTTTGAAAATGAAAGCGAAACTGTCTCTCTGTACAGAGGTATGAACAGAAATAAAATCGGTAAGAGTAACATTTCTCTTGGCTTTTATCACATATAATTTTTAGTCTCACATAACACGCTATGAATAAGACAACCtgctatattttctgtttatcgTTTTTCTAAAGATGCGCTGCTACCCGGCATTATTTCTGATTATCGAAAGACTAAATACCTTTTTATTCCGCATTATACGAACCAAAGCCGCATGGATGGTTAAGGTTACCTGAGCAAATAAATACCTTTAAGCATGCTTTGAAGCTTTGGCTATGTTTTAGTGATATTAGTGAACAATTTAATGTTATTGATGTTGGTTTAGCGACTGCAGGTGTAACGGGGCGGGATACATACAAGAACGTATTTTGCCACTCGAAAAGACTTTtcgaattaatttaattttgtaaAGCGTGTGATCTATTGATTTTACCATCACATATCAAACTAAAACGCCCGATATGGAGCTTCGTTATTGTTTAGGCATGAAGGTCGGTGCAACACTTAAATGTATTTTGCGTTATTCTTCTCATTAACACgcgcaatattttaaataataatttatataaaatTCAGTCCAGAAAATTCCAGCGAGTTttagttttcttttttcttttttaaaggcCCATGAGGATGGTGGACAGCGACGTGGGAGCGTTTGCACTGGTCCTGTCCTGTGACCTCGCTCTCTGGGGGGCGCTGTGGAGCGGGGCGTGTCTGGTGGGGGTCCCGTGCTTCGTGGGGCCTGCTGGGCTGTGGACTTTCGGGTTGCTGCGGTGGTGCCTGCTGTACTGGGTATCCCGGGCGACTGCGGCGAGCGGCAGGGAGCGTCCCTGGCTGCAGCGTTGGGTGGCGACACACAGCCTGCTGAGGcccgtgtttgagagtgtccgGAATGTTCTGCACCGCGGCGTCCCTGTCTCCCTGCCGCCGGGCCCCGCCGCCGCGGCCCTGCTCGTGCTGTCATCTGCCGGTGCCTGTCTCTTCTGGGAGCTCAGCTTCCCAGAGGAGAGGGCTGACCGCAGGGCGGCGAAGAAGAAGCACGAGGCCAAGGCACTGCTGATGAGGGTGATCCGCTACTCTCGAGCAGACGCCCCGCACCTGGCCGTAGCCTTTGTCTTCCTCATTCTGGCCGTCGCTGGTGAGTGCATCTCGCTGTGCTGGTGTCGCCCGCAGCTGGCCTCCTGTAAGCACAGTATAGAATAAACAAACGCCGTCACGTTCATCTTAAAGGCAATAATACACAACCCGTGGTAAAAAGTAGATACATTTTTGTTACAGTTAATATTTGGAGCAATTTagaaaatgctttaaaaatgagTTGCACAGTTTAAGATAAGTTTGAGTATCAAATGTATGAAATTCATGTGAGATTGCAAAAGGATTAAATTACAATTTTGGTTTGAAAATACAGTGTAGGCCGAAATAAGCGTGGGCTGCAGTGTACAATCTGCAGTGTACACCTTTCTGCATCTCCGCTGTTGGTTTTATTTGTATGAGGTTGGATTTGTAAtgcagggcggcatggtggtgcagtggttagggtgaggggggcggcatggtggtgcagtggttagggtgaggggggcggcatggtggtgcagtggttagggtgaggggggcagcatggtggtgcagtggttagcactgttgcctcacacctctgggaccagcgttcgagtctctgcctgggtcacatgtgtgtggagtttgcatgttctcaccatgtcgtcgtggggtttcctccgggtactccggtttccccccacagtccaaaaacatgctgaggctaattggacttactaaattgcccataggagtgcgtgtgtgagtgaatggtgtgtgagtgtgtctgcgatgggctggccccccatcctgggttgttccctgcctcgtgcccattgcttccaggataggctccagtaggataagcggtttgtaagatggatggatttgtaatGCTTGGAAACTGTTGTTATGATTTTGAAGTTACTGTAAAATAagctggataaaaaaaaatcatgaacaCAGCACATACCAGAAGTGACTTTCAGCAGCCCAGAAAATTCCAGCGAGTTTTAAGCTGGTTATCCAGCCACTTGTCCATCCATGGTCCAGCTGCTTGCCCACTGCAGGTCGGTAGGGAATGTGGTGTCTGTGTCAGACTGCAGCGTTTCGTACACAAAGGATGAGGACATCTCACTTATATAATGACTTCCATCTTGCAAAATGTTTTGCATGTCCATTCACTTCATTTGGAATAAGTGTTTCATCCACTGCAACAGTAAGCCATTTCTACTTAGAATGTGCCCTCTAGTGGACTGTTAAGGATGCAGCCAGTGTGCAGTTACTGAAAGAGCCGTAAAAACTCCTGGCCCTCATTTCCGCAGGAGAGACTTTCGTTCCCTACGCCACTGGGAATGTGATTGACATCCTGAGCTCCCAGTATGAGTACAGCAGCTTCCTGTGGGCCATTGGTGTCTTTGGGCTCCTCTCAATGGGCAGGTGAGCTGGGGGGGTGGCCAGCCATGAGGGCGACAATACTGTACTCAGTATACAGTAGTATACTAGTATACTCGGTATACTGCAATCTATTATATCATACGGTTTATATCGCAGCATACTGTACTACAGTACTACTACTGGTCTACTTTACTACATTGTTTGAACTGCAGTATACTGCACTACAGTACTACTACAGGTCTATTTTATGATACCATTTATACTGCAGTATACTGCATTACTATAGAGCTGCAGGTGAATTTTTACTACATTGTTTGTTTTACTAGTTATGCATGGTCCCTTTGTTTTGTGTCCACGTATATTCCACAGCTCCTTTTGCGCTGGAGTCCGAGGTGGCATGTTCAAGTGGAGTCTGGCCCGGCTGAATAAGAGAGTctgtcacatgctgtttggcaGCTTAATGAAGCAGGACATCGGCTTTTTCGAGGAGACTGAGCCTGGTGAGGAAGGGGGTCAGAAAAAGAaagcatgagagagagagagaaacgcggcagagagagaaggaaagagcagacagagagagggagacggaCTGGGAGCATTGGAGCCCACAGTGCCATGAAGAAAACAACTTATTAAAGACAACCTCTTGCGTTTGTCTTTCCTGTCACCAGGGGACCTTTGTTCTCGTCTGGAATCTGACACCAACAGGATGAGTCTGTCTGTGGTCCTGAACATGAACGCTCTGGTCCGCAGTGTGGTGAAGACCGTTGGCATGCTGGCACTGATGCTGGGCATCTCATGGCAGCTCACCTTGCTCACCTGTGTGGAGATGCCCGTGCTCGCCCTGCTGCAGAACGCCTACAGCACCTACTGTCTGGTATGGAGAGTGCCATCTTATCTTCACGCATTCTGATGCACTGCGATCGCCTGCTGCTTCCAGTTTATGATGTCATCCAGGCTGTGATGTCATCTTCCTGGGACATACTAATGCTGACCATGTTGAGCAGTATCATCATCTTGGGAGACATTAAATCCAGTCCAAACCATCCCCCTGTATGGCATTCCCCCTGCCAGACAGGGCAATTGAATACACTGTTCTAGGACATAACAACTTAGTGCAATCCCCTGATGTCATTTGGTATCCAGATATACTGTGTGATGTCATCCCCATAACACCAACCCTAACTTAATTGGTTGTTTGCCAGACTCACTCTCAGCAGGTGCAGGACTGCAAGGCCAGAACGACGGCAGCTGCGGCCGCAGCCCTGGATGGAGTACGGATGGTGCGCAGCTGCGGTGGGGAAGCCACTGAAGTGAGGAGGTATGAGGAGACCCTGAGAGAGATGCATCGCATCCAGAACAGAAAGGGCGTCGTCAGCGCCGTACACCTCCTGCTGCGCAGGGTAGGATGTTCCCGCCTCACACCATTGCTTTGGTGGATGGCATTTGGCTGAAGACATGAGCTTTACCCAcaatgctcctctttccccagcTGGTCACCATCTTCGTGAAAGTGCTCATGCTGATTTATGGACGGCGGCTGATCCTGCTGGAGCAGCTGACTGGAGGAAGACTGCTGTCTTTCGTCATCTACCAAAAGAACATGCTGAGCAATGTGAAGGTGCTTCACGACCCTCTAGTGCTCCTCTTGGTGCATATTTCCAGAAGCTTCCTTCACCTAGATGGGCCTTTCTTAGGCTACAGTAACAATCACTCTCTCACTGATACCGCTGAACACATTGGAAGCAGCTACCTGTGTGATGCAATTTAATGCTCCGGCTTGGTTCCATTAATGTCACAACAGTCTTGGTCCCAGCTGTTCATCTACGGAAACTTTAAACTCTGAAAATTCTAAATCTGCAGCAGAGGTCCATAACATTTAATAGTGTCTGGCAGGTTAAAATAAACTAGCATGATTTTAGTCAGCGATGATGGTAGAGCTGGTTAAGTAAGTGAAAGCAGTGGTGAGCCAGGTTCTCAGATGAACGGGTGCGGACTGGTCATGTTGGCACGTCCCTGAACACACTGTCCCAGAACGTTGTGCACCCCCTCACCTGTGGGACACTTGCAGATGGTATGGGCACAAAACAGGGAAAATAAAAGATCCAACCCATCCCAACAATTACCTGTTGTATCTGCCGTGGCCCTTAACAGCAGCCTGAAGGCCAAAAACTGAGGGACTGTGAACAAGATTCTCCTACAAATCGGTTCACTACACACCTGTACAGTGTATGTTTGCATATGTGACTGATAGGACTTGAAACTTTAAACAGGAGCTGGTTACCGTGTGTGGAGCCATGCTGACCTCTGTGGGGGCTGCCGCCAAGGTGTTCAAGTACCTGGACAGGAAGCCGAGGCAGGAAGAGGCGGGACACCTGGAGCCCGTCAGCCTGGAGGGACGCGTGGACTTCAGGAATGTCACCTTCAGCTACCCGTCACAGCCAGACAAGCCTGTGCTTCGGGTGAGCTCTGGGGAAAGCTGTCAGCGGTTTGCCCAGCTGGCTGCACGATGAAGGTTATGGTAGAACTGAATGATGATTTTAGCTCAATTAGCTGACCTGGAGCACAAAATCCCACCAAAGGTCATAGGAAACCTGTAGTTATTCAAACTGGTGTCAGGGGGCAAGCTTGCTCCTTCTGTCTCTCCTTCTGTCTCtccgtctgtctctctgtctgtctctctgtcttatggagagcaagatgagaCAGGCCAGAAGACAATTTCTTAACGGGTGGATAAATTATCACTGTTCTACTATAGTGACCTTATTCCAAGAAAGCAATAGCTTGTAAGTCATCCTTCGGCCAATATGGCTGTTTCAGTATATTGAAGAATTTTCTCTAGTTTCGGGTTCAGTGTGGCATTAGTAATTTTCTGCTGATTTTAAGTATTTGAGGTAGCGATTGTCAAATGAAgcctcatgaaccatttgctgtattttgtgagcccactagatggtgctgttttagGGTGCTCTGTGCTCTCTGAAAGGGTAGTGTCCTTGTTTGAGCCTGAGACAGTATGTTAGCACCGTTGCTAAGTATGTGGTAAGCAGTGACGGACAAAATaccgcttcatgaaccatttgctgtatttttaccCCACTAGGTGGTGCTCTCTTTTCAAAAAAGGATACAAAGCATGTGCCAGAAagtaaaccaagagcaccatctggtggggtcaaaaaaaacactgtagatgggtcatgaagcatcattttgtccatcattaGTAGTAACCAAAACTTTGAGCCCTGCAGTTCTGGAGGACTCTGATGTACCCCAAGTGGTACTTAAgacattttaaatgatttgGGTCTGGTGTTTACATTGTGCATATTGTGATGTTGACTGCCCGGTCTTGACCCTTTGGCATGTCTCTCTAGGGGCTGACCCTGACTTTGCAGCCTGGGAAGATGACCGCTCTGGTGGGGCCTTCTGGGGCTGGGAAGAGTTCCTGTATCTGCCTGTTGGAGAGGTTCTACGAACCTCAGAAAGGGGAAGTCCTGCTGGACGGAAGACCCCTGCACCACTACAGCCACCGGTATCTGCACAAGCAGGTGAGAGCCTGCCTATCTGTGCAAAAATATCTGTTGTGTGGAGCAGGTACTGGTGGCAAAAAGCAATGTGAATGGACACGCGCATATAGTGAAAGAAGCACCAAGCAAGGACTGGCTAAGGCCCCCGTCATGTCTATCTCCTAATCTGTCTTGGGGCAGGTGGTTCTAGTATCCCAGGATCCTCAGCTGTTCTCCAGCTCTGTGAGATGCAACATAGCTTATGGTCTTGAAGAATGCTCCCTTGAGAAGGTGAAGAAGGCAGCTGTGAAAGCCAGCGCCCACGATTTCATCAGCGATCTAGAGCATGGCTACGACTCAGGTAAACGTACCATCTGACACACGGACCTGCCCTGCGTGGATCCTAAGTCACTTGTGATGCGGGTCCTCCGTAATGCCTCTATGTGCCACAGACATCGGGAAAGGTGCCGAACAGCTGGCAGCTGGAGAGAGGCAGCGGCTCGCCATCGCCCGGGCACTGGTTCGAGAGCCACGGGTGATCATCCTAGATGAGGCCACCAGACATATGGATGCCAGCACACAGCATGCGGTATGCTCCCATGGACTGTTAGTGACACAAGTATGGCACTAGTGTACCCTAATCTTAGGGAGCAGGTgtgtggatttgaaaataaacacTGGCTGGAAACACGCCTGCCAACCTGAGGGTTAGATTAACATGCATTTGGCCAGGTAGTCGTAAACTTCAGTGAAGATCTTGGTTCTAACAATACCTACACATTTCACAAGGGGGCGCTGAAGTGAATTTAAACATAAAACAGTATGCAAAATACAGCCAGCTGTATTCCCTCAGGTTTGTATTTTGGTGTCAGGGTTTATGCAGCAGATGTTCATGCAGGAGTTTTGAAATGTTTCATCCCTAACTGATGTTCCACCCCAGGTGCAGGATGTCCTGTCTGGATCCGTGGGCCAGACGGTTCTGGTAGTGGCCCACCACCTGCAGACTGTGCAGAAAGCTGACCACATTGTTTACCTGGAGGACGGGGTGGTGGTGGAGCAGGGAACGCACGCACAGCTGATGGCCCTTAGAGGGCGCTActacaggcagagagagaggctgTTTGATCTGCCCGTCGGTGCTGGA
The sequence above is a segment of the Brienomyrus brachyistius isolate T26 chromosome 5, BBRACH_0.4, whole genome shotgun sequence genome. Coding sequences within it:
- the tap2t gene encoding antigen peptide transporter 2 — protein: MRMVDSDVGAFALVLSCDLALWGALWSGACLVGVPCFVGPAGLWTFGLLRWCLLYWVSRATAASGRERPWLQRWVATHSLLRPVFESVRNVLHRGVPVSLPPGPAAAALLVLSSAGACLFWELSFPEERADRRAAKKKHEAKALLMRVIRYSRADAPHLAVAFVFLILAVAGETFVPYATGNVIDILSSQYEYSSFLWAIGVFGLLSMGSSFCAGVRGGMFKWSLARLNKRVCHMLFGSLMKQDIGFFEETEPGDLCSRLESDTNRMSLSVVLNMNALVRSVVKTVGMLALMLGISWQLTLLTCVEMPVLALLQNAYSTYCLTHSQQVQDCKARTTAAAAAALDGVRMVRSCGGEATEVRRYEETLREMHRIQNRKGVVSAVHLLLRRLVTIFVKVLMLIYGRRLILLEQLTGGRLLSFVIYQKNMLSNVKELVTVCGAMLTSVGAAAKVFKYLDRKPRQEEAGHLEPVSLEGRVDFRNVTFSYPSQPDKPVLRGLTLTLQPGKMTALVGPSGAGKSSCICLLERFYEPQKGEVLLDGRPLHHYSHRYLHKQVVLVSQDPQLFSSSVRCNIAYGLEECSLEKVKKAAVKASAHDFISDLEHGYDSDIGKGAEQLAAGERQRLAIARALVREPRVIILDEATRHMDASTQHAVQDVLSGSVGQTVLVVAHHLQTVQKADHIVYLEDGVVVEQGTHAQLMALRGRYYRQRERLFDLPVGAGN